A stretch of Methanosphaerula palustris E1-9c DNA encodes these proteins:
- the atwA gene encoding methyl coenzyme M reductase system, component A2, with protein MPKPFISVHDLCMDFGNTRVLNGVSFEIQEGEIIGVIGRSGAGKSVLMHLLRGVEQPPTQGSIVYHMVGCDRCTFMDVQSRAGGRCPECGGKLVAVDVDLWDEKNDGMKSRVMNRTAIMFQRTFALYGNDRVIENVLHALDDIRYPQERAVSRAADLIEQVKLSHRMMHIARDLSGGEKQRVVLARQLAKNPAMLFADEPTGTLDPETARQVHRMLTQAVQQNGMGMIVTSHFSQVIEDLANRAMLLVDGDIVAIGSPKKIIDSFAEDYHEIESSVPVKHGEKILTARDVEKRYISVDRGVIRAVNGVSFEVSRGEIFGIIGKSGAGKTTLSRIIAGIIEPTGGELNMKVGEEWIDMTKPGIEFRGRAKSYIGLLHQEYDLYPHRTVIDNLTDAIGLEFPKELAVRKAVVTLKMAGFTEDKSREILDRLPGHLSEGEKHRVALAQVMIREPRLVILDEPTGTMDPITKQDVKHSILHARDEMDETFVVVSHDMDFVRDICDRLALMRGGRIIEVGPTLDILGEMTDDEKSE; from the coding sequence ATGCCAAAACCATTCATCAGTGTACATGACCTCTGCATGGACTTCGGGAATACACGAGTCTTAAATGGGGTCTCGTTCGAGATCCAGGAAGGGGAGATTATTGGTGTCATCGGAAGGAGCGGGGCTGGTAAGAGCGTGCTGATGCACCTCCTCCGGGGGGTTGAACAACCACCGACCCAAGGCTCTATTGTCTACCACATGGTGGGATGTGATCGCTGTACATTCATGGACGTCCAGAGCCGGGCCGGCGGGAGATGCCCAGAATGCGGGGGGAAGCTCGTGGCCGTCGACGTCGATCTCTGGGATGAGAAGAACGACGGTATGAAGTCCCGGGTTATGAACCGAACCGCCATCATGTTCCAGCGGACGTTTGCCCTCTATGGTAATGACCGGGTCATTGAGAACGTACTCCACGCCCTCGACGACATCCGTTACCCTCAGGAGCGTGCGGTCAGTCGAGCGGCCGACCTCATCGAACAGGTGAAACTCTCGCACCGGATGATGCATATCGCCCGTGATCTCTCGGGTGGCGAGAAGCAGCGGGTGGTCCTCGCCCGGCAGCTCGCAAAGAATCCGGCGATGCTCTTTGCCGATGAACCAACGGGAACGCTCGATCCCGAGACGGCTCGGCAGGTGCACAGGATGCTCACGCAAGCAGTGCAACAGAACGGAATGGGTATGATCGTCACATCGCACTTCTCCCAGGTGATCGAGGACCTGGCGAACCGTGCGATGCTGCTGGTGGATGGAGATATCGTCGCGATCGGATCCCCGAAGAAGATCATCGATTCGTTTGCAGAGGATTACCATGAGATCGAATCCTCAGTGCCTGTGAAACATGGCGAGAAAATCCTGACGGCCCGCGATGTCGAGAAGCGCTACATCTCGGTGGACCGGGGCGTGATCAGGGCTGTCAACGGGGTCTCGTTCGAAGTCTCACGGGGGGAGATTTTCGGCATCATCGGGAAGAGTGGGGCTGGCAAGACCACTCTTTCACGGATCATCGCCGGTATTATTGAACCCACGGGCGGGGAGTTGAATATGAAGGTCGGAGAGGAGTGGATCGATATGACCAAACCGGGGATCGAGTTCCGTGGCAGGGCGAAGAGTTACATCGGGCTCCTCCACCAGGAGTACGACCTTTACCCGCACCGAACGGTTATCGACAACCTGACCGATGCGATCGGACTGGAGTTTCCGAAAGAATTGGCAGTGCGCAAGGCGGTCGTGACCCTGAAGATGGCTGGGTTCACCGAGGATAAGAGCAGGGAGATCCTCGACCGCCTGCCCGGTCACCTCAGCGAGGGGGAGAAGCACCGGGTCGCCCTCGCGCAGGTAATGATCCGGGAGCCGCGCCTGGTAATCCTTGATGAGCCGACGGGAACGATGGATCCGATCACAAAACAGGATGTCAAACATTCGATCCTGCATGCCCGCGATGAGATGGATGAGACGTTTGTCGTCGTCTCTCATGACATGGACTTCGTCCGGGATATCTGCGACCGTCTCGCTCTCATGCGGGGTGGCAGGATCATCGAAGTCGGACCGACTCTGGATATCCTTGGAGAGATGACCGACGATGAGAAGAGTGAGTGA
- a CDS encoding DUF134 domain-containing protein, whose translation MRSDEIDEALECPRRGRPRLRRIINGNQESRCFRPCCCPEEEGPGISLQPDEIELIRLIDLEGLEQEEAAARLGVSRKTAWRDLHEARRKIADALVHGKGIEISGCTKAAEGRCPKCPK comes from the coding sequence ATGAGATCTGATGAAATTGATGAGGCACTGGAGTGTCCACGCCGGGGAAGGCCACGACTCCGGCGGATAATCAATGGCAACCAGGAATCACGCTGTTTCAGACCCTGCTGCTGCCCGGAGGAAGAAGGACCGGGCATCTCGTTGCAACCAGATGAAATCGAGTTGATACGACTTATAGATCTCGAAGGACTTGAGCAGGAAGAAGCGGCAGCAAGGCTTGGAGTCTCACGCAAGACTGCATGGCGGGATCTGCATGAAGCCCGGCGCAAGATCGCTGACGCGCTGGTCCACGGGAAAGGGATCGAAATCTCTGGCTGTACAAAAGCAGCTGAGGGCCGGTGTCCAAAGTGTCCCAAATGA